CCACAATTGCTTGACACACACGATCCTTAACCATCTATTGATCGATGTGTCTTATTGTAATATAATGTACTGGTACGATAAGCACACTTGATGGGAAGTGACTTTAATTTGGAAATCATCATCAGCAATAATTCGAGCAAGCCCATCTATGAGCAAATCTCAAGCCAGATCAAAGCATTGGTGATGAGTGGAAAGCTGCAACCCGGTGACCCCATTCCCTCCATGCGTTCACTCGCTAAGATGATACATGTCAGCGTCATCACCGTGCAAAGGGCCTATGAGGATTTGCAACGTGATGGATTTATCGAAACGACTGTAGGCCGTGGAAGCTTTATATCCGCGCATCATCGCAATGTGATTCATGAAGAACACCGGAGGAAGATGCATGAACACTTGCGGTTGGCTGTGGAAGCTGCTCGTATGAGCGGAACCACATTAGACGAGCTGACAAGGTTATTAGTGATGTGTTACGAGGAGGACTGCCAATGAAATATAGTTTGGAAGTAAGCAATCTGACAAAGGCTTATCCGGGGTCAGATTTCC
This DNA window, taken from Insulibacter thermoxylanivorax, encodes the following:
- a CDS encoding GntR family transcriptional regulator, producing MEIIISNNSSKPIYEQISSQIKALVMSGKLQPGDPIPSMRSLAKMIHVSVITVQRAYEDLQRDGFIETTVGRGSFISAHHRNVIHEEHRRKMHEHLRLAVEAARMSGTTLDELTRLLVMCYEEDCQ